In one window of Gemmatimonadetes bacterium SCN 70-22 DNA:
- a CDS encoding transcriptional regulator has product MEGHAPDATPAELDRLIHERIRLGIVSALAVNESLSFNALKSLMGTTDGNLSVHARKLEDAGYIRCTKSFEGRHPKTDFALTATGRKALERYLGHMEAIIKATRENHR; this is encoded by the coding sequence GTGGAGGGGCATGCCCCCGATGCGACGCCGGCCGAACTCGATCGTCTGATTCACGAACGCATCCGGCTGGGCATCGTCTCCGCCCTGGCCGTGAACGAGTCGTTGAGCTTCAACGCCCTCAAGTCGTTGATGGGGACGACGGACGGGAACCTCTCCGTCCACGCGCGCAAGCTCGAGGACGCGGGCTACATCCGCTGCACCAAGTCGTTTGAAGGACGCCACCCCAAGACCGACTTCGCCCTCACCGCCACCGGACGGAAGGCGCTCGAACGGTACCTGGGACACATGGAAGCGATCATCAAGGCCACGCGCGAGAATCATCGGTGA